The genomic stretch TCCGCCGACGCGAGTTGGTGCCTCATTAGGTGATTTGATTGCTGCTCTCTATGCTGCGATCGGTATCTGTGCGGCTTTACATTACCGGCAACTAACTGGGGTAGGACAATATATCGATATGGCTTTAGTTGATGGAATATTTACTGTGCTGGAAAATGCCATACCAGCGTATTTAAATTGCGGGGTCGAACCTAAGCGGTTAGGCAACCGCCATCCCAATGGAGGGCCATACGACACATATACAGCTAAAGACGGTTATGTTGCTATCGTGGCCTCGAACGAACGGCTGTGGGGTAGTCTGTGCAGACTCATGGGTAAGCCAGAATTGGCCATAGATCCGAAGTTTGATAGCAACGCCTCACGGATGGCGAATGTTGAAGAGATGACCGCGATCATTAACGAGTGGACATCGCAATATACCGTCAAGGAACTGGTTGCCATGCTTGAAGAGGCGCGAGTGGCTTGTTCTCCTGTATATACCATACCACAGATTTGCGCTGACCCGCATATAGAAGCCAGGGAGATGATTTTAGAATTTGATCATCCCAAATGTGGAAAGATCAAAGTTCCCGGCAATCCGCTCAAGTTCTCCGTTACATCCGGTGCTGCCACCTTGCCACCACCGATCAAAGGGCAACATACTGTTGAAGTGCTAAAAGAACTTGGCTATACCGAGGCACAGATTGAGGAAATGGCCAAGTCCAAGGTTACGACGGTATAGCATAGAAGAGCATTTTAACATAAGGGGAGATAACCATGGTAAGTTTTGAATTAACAGAAGAGCAACTGGCTATACAGAGTATGGTCAAAAAGTTCGTGGAAAATGAAATTATTCCCGTAGCCGCGGAGTATGACGAAAAGGCGGAGATGCCATGGCCTATTATTGAAAAAGCGTTTGAAATAGGTTTGTGGCACCTGAATATCCCCGCCAAATATGGTGGTCAGGAGCTGGATGAGCTTACCCAATTGTTAATTTACGAGGAAATTGCTTATGGATGTCTGGGAATTTTCGGTGCCTTCGGTGGAAATAGCCTGGCTGTAACCCCGCTTCTACTTTATGGTACCGAAGAGCAAAAGGAACGAATTCTCGGGCCGTTTTGCACCAAGCCTAGTTTAG from Bacillota bacterium encodes the following:
- a CDS encoding CoA transferase gives rise to the protein MTKPKALEGVKIIDFTRILAGPFCTQILADLGAEIIKIERPGPPSDERTWIPFKEGETTYFLGLNRGKRSIELNFKNPKAIEICKQLIKDADVVVENFSPGTMADFGLDYEELKKINPRIIMCSISAYGQYGPYSHRVGYDMLAQAMGGMMSITGYPDGPPTRVGASLGDLIAALYAAIGICAALHYRQLTGVGQYIDMALVDGIFTVLENAIPAYLNCGVEPKRLGNRHPNGGPYDTYTAKDGYVAIVASNERLWGSLCRLMGKPELAIDPKFDSNASRMANVEEMTAIINEWTSQYTVKELVAMLEEARVACSPVYTIPQICADPHIEAREMILEFDHPKCGKIKVPGNPLKFSVTSGAATLPPPIKGQHTVEVLKELGYTEAQIEEMAKSKVTTV